Proteins from a genomic interval of Pseudomonas paeninsulae:
- a CDS encoding AbrB family transcriptional regulator, with the protein MLDLCALAQWRRYWATPLIGLIGGYLASLIGWPLPWIIGSLLAVIAARCSGWLVTEIPGGRQTGQWLVASAMGLHFTSEVMGELLGHFGVILIGALATLLLSLIGIALLRRSGVDRATAFFSSMPGGASEMVNLAQRHDAQVARVAAAHSLRLLLVVLLIPAIFTWSLPPIEPPAAAPVSWPWLAALLPAGALLALLWKRLKQPNPWMLGPLTVCAVASVSFDLHIGLPNGLGQVGQWLIGCALGCHFDRAFFRSAPGFLARILLFSLLAMLSAALLANGLGWLASEDQDSLMLGMMPGGITELCLTAEALHLSVALVTALQVLRLFLVMFLAEPLFRLWQRR; encoded by the coding sequence ATGCTTGATCTCTGCGCCCTGGCCCAGTGGCGTCGCTACTGGGCCACCCCGCTGATCGGTCTGATCGGCGGCTACCTGGCCAGCCTGATCGGCTGGCCTTTGCCGTGGATCATCGGCTCGTTGCTGGCGGTCATCGCGGCACGCTGCAGCGGCTGGCTGGTCACGGAAATCCCCGGCGGCCGACAAACCGGACAATGGCTGGTCGCCAGCGCCATGGGCCTGCACTTCACCAGCGAGGTGATGGGCGAGTTGCTCGGTCATTTCGGCGTAATCCTGATTGGCGCCCTGGCGACCCTGCTGCTCAGCCTGATCGGTATCGCGCTGTTACGCCGCTCCGGGGTCGACCGCGCCACCGCGTTCTTTTCCAGCATGCCGGGTGGTGCCAGCGAAATGGTCAACCTGGCGCAACGCCATGATGCCCAGGTCGCCCGCGTTGCGGCGGCGCACAGCCTGCGCCTGTTGCTGGTGGTGCTGCTGATTCCGGCCATCTTCACCTGGAGCCTGCCACCCATCGAACCGCCAGCGGCTGCGCCGGTGAGCTGGCCCTGGCTGGCCGCACTGTTACCCGCCGGCGCGCTGCTGGCCTTGCTGTGGAAAAGGCTCAAACAACCCAACCCCTGGATGCTCGGGCCGCTGACGGTGTGCGCCGTCGCCAGCGTCAGCTTCGACCTGCACATCGGCTTGCCGAACGGACTCGGCCAAGTCGGTCAGTGGCTGATCGGCTGCGCCCTGGGCTGCCACTTCGACCGCGCCTTCTTTCGCAGCGCACCGGGTTTTCTCGCCCGCATTCTGCTGTTCAGCCTGCTCGCCATGCTCAGCGCCGCGCTGCTGGCCAACGGCCTCGGCTGGCTGGCCAGCGAAGACCAGGACTCGCTGATGCTCGGCATGATGCCCGGCGGTATTACCGAGCTGTGTCTGACCGCCGAAGCCCTGCACCTGTCGGTAGCGCTGGTCACCGCGTTGCAAGTGCTGCGTCTGTTTCTGGTGATGTTCCTGGCCGAGCCGTTGTTCCGGCTGTGGCAACGTCGCTAG
- a CDS encoding PaaI family thioesterase gives MDNPIGISRERLEQALEHSAFAKLLGAELLDFAPGKVSLQLHSRPELSQHHGYTHGAVVGFMIDSGCAWAAASLVGDVVTSEYKVNLLAPAVGDKLICRSEVIKAGKRQAVCRADVFAVNHGEEKIIATGLATIARV, from the coding sequence ATGGACAACCCCATCGGCATCAGCCGTGAGCGCCTGGAGCAGGCCTTAGAACACTCCGCCTTTGCCAAGTTGCTCGGCGCCGAACTGCTGGACTTCGCCCCCGGCAAGGTCAGCCTGCAGCTGCACAGTCGCCCGGAACTCAGCCAGCACCACGGTTACACCCATGGCGCGGTGGTCGGTTTTATGATCGACAGCGGTTGCGCCTGGGCGGCCGCCTCACTGGTGGGCGACGTAGTCACCAGCGAGTACAAGGTCAACCTGCTGGCCCCAGCCGTCGGCGACAAGCTGATCTGCCGCAGCGAGGTGATCAAGGCCGGCAAGCGCCAGGCGGTATGCCGCGCCGATGTGTTTGCCGTCAACCACGGCGAGGAGAAGATCATCGCCACCGGCCTGGCGACCATCGCCCGGGTGTAG
- a CDS encoding tripartite tricarboxylate transporter permease, translated as METLNFLMQGFEVATRPENLLVALFGAFVGTIVGLLPGLGPINGVALLLPLAFALGLPPETALILLAAVYLGCEYGGRISAILLNVPGDAAAVMTTLDGYPLARQGKAGIALSLSAVSSFVGSIIATCGVVLFAPLLAKWAVAFGPAEYFVLMIFAIACLGGMVGDKPVKTLMAALIGLALATVGVDSTTGVYRFTFGSVSLSDGIQFVIVVIGFFSVSEVLLMLEKTHSGQKAVKTSGRLLFNFKEFCFTFWTMVRSSVAGFVIGVLPGAGATIASAMTYMSEKRMAGASGTFGEGDLRGLAAPEAANNASACGSLIPMLTLGVPGSGTTAVMIGALTLYNITPGPLLFEQQPDVVWGLIASLFICNVLLLVMNIPLVGLFARMLSVPNWVLVPAITAISMVGVYAVHSTTFDLVLMIGLGVFGYILRKLDFPLSSLILGFVLGELMEDNLRRALSISAGDLNILWSSPISLCLWALTALMLVMPALRWWRTRRVSQLANA; from the coding sequence ATGGAAACGCTGAATTTCTTGATGCAGGGCTTCGAGGTCGCCACCCGGCCGGAAAACCTGCTGGTGGCGCTGTTCGGCGCCTTCGTCGGCACCATTGTCGGCCTGCTGCCGGGCCTGGGCCCGATCAACGGCGTGGCCCTGCTGCTGCCGCTGGCCTTCGCCCTCGGCCTGCCGCCGGAAACCGCCCTGATCCTGCTGGCGGCCGTGTACCTCGGTTGTGAATACGGCGGACGTATCTCGGCCATCCTGCTCAACGTGCCGGGCGACGCCGCCGCGGTGATGACCACCCTCGACGGCTACCCGCTAGCGCGCCAGGGCAAGGCCGGGATCGCCTTGTCACTGTCGGCGGTCAGCTCCTTTGTCGGCAGCATCATCGCCACCTGCGGCGTGGTGCTGTTCGCCCCGCTGCTGGCGAAATGGGCGGTGGCCTTCGGCCCGGCCGAGTATTTCGTGCTGATGATCTTCGCCATCGCCTGCCTCGGCGGCATGGTCGGCGACAAACCGGTGAAGACCCTGATGGCGGCACTGATCGGCCTGGCCCTGGCCACCGTCGGCGTGGACTCGACCACCGGGGTGTACCGGTTCACCTTCGGCAGCGTCAGCCTGTCCGACGGCATCCAGTTCGTCATCGTGGTGATCGGCTTCTTCAGCGTCAGCGAAGTGCTGTTGATGCTGGAAAAAACCCACAGCGGGCAGAAGGCGGTGAAGACCAGCGGCCGCCTATTGTTCAACTTCAAGGAGTTCTGCTTCACCTTCTGGACCATGGTGCGCAGCTCGGTTGCCGGCTTTGTCATCGGCGTGCTGCCGGGCGCCGGCGCGACTATCGCCAGCGCCATGACCTACATGAGCGAGAAGCGTATGGCCGGCGCCAGCGGCACATTCGGCGAAGGCGACCTGCGCGGCCTGGCCGCGCCGGAAGCGGCCAACAACGCCTCGGCCTGCGGCTCGCTGATCCCCATGCTGACCCTCGGCGTCCCGGGTTCGGGCACCACCGCAGTGATGATCGGCGCCCTGACCCTGTACAACATCACGCCCGGCCCGCTGTTGTTCGAACAGCAACCGGATGTGGTGTGGGGCCTGATCGCCTCGCTGTTCATCTGCAACGTGCTCCTGCTGGTGATGAACATCCCCCTGGTCGGCCTGTTCGCGCGCATGCTCAGCGTACCCAACTGGGTGCTGGTGCCGGCGATCACCGCGATCAGCATGGTCGGTGTCTATGCAGTACACAGCACCACTTTCGACCTGGTGCTGATGATTGGCCTCGGCGTGTTCGGCTATATTTTGCGCAAATTGGATTTCCCGCTGTCGTCGCTGATCCTCGGCTTCGTCCTCGGTGAATTGATGGAAGACAACCTGCGCCGCGCCCTGTCGATTTCGGCCGGCGACCTCAACATCCTCTGGAGCAGCCCGATCAGCCTGTGCCTGTGGGCGCTCACCGCGCTGATGCTGGTGATGCCCGCCCTGCGCTGGTGGCGTACGCGGCGCGTCTCTCAGCTAGCCAATGCTTGA
- a CDS encoding AraC family transcriptional regulator, with protein MNARIETSNWPLPANGVRFITPPRLRRILSHHPLASSCYPLALGFYPDAGGHRMKRPLPDDHLLIYCRAGQGWLESGDGRIAVAGGDLLLLPKGIPHAYGADPGKPWTLYWVHFDGELVAEFLRPLGKGPIWRIGVQPRLLADFDALLNLRKQGLNLAHFIYAAHQLQALLASLAVLPARAKLKSGRVLDVDAVQAVMRAHLHGSLNLDELAAQFKLSRFHFAKTYRALTGHAPIQAFIQLKMAHACRLLDEGQQGIRQVAEQLGYEDVYYFSRLFRKVVGMAPSHYRALHQG; from the coding sequence ATGAACGCTCGGATTGAAACATCGAACTGGCCATTGCCGGCCAACGGCGTGCGCTTTATCACGCCGCCGCGCCTGCGGCGCATCCTGAGTCACCATCCACTGGCCTCTAGCTGCTATCCGCTGGCCCTGGGGTTCTATCCAGACGCGGGCGGACACCGCATGAAGCGGCCGCTTCCGGACGATCACCTGCTGATCTATTGCCGTGCCGGGCAGGGCTGGCTGGAGTCTGGGGATGGACGAATCGCTGTCGCTGGTGGCGATCTGCTGCTGTTGCCCAAGGGTATTCCCCACGCCTATGGCGCGGATCCCGGCAAACCCTGGACGCTGTACTGGGTGCACTTCGATGGCGAGCTGGTGGCGGAGTTCTTGCGCCCATTGGGCAAGGGGCCGATCTGGCGCATCGGCGTGCAACCGCGCCTGCTCGCCGACTTCGATGCACTGCTCAATCTGCGCAAGCAGGGCCTGAACCTGGCGCACTTCATCTATGCTGCCCACCAGTTGCAGGCGCTGCTGGCCTCCCTGGCGGTACTGCCGGCGCGGGCCAAGTTGAAATCGGGGCGGGTGCTGGACGTCGATGCGGTGCAGGCGGTGATGCGCGCCCACCTGCACGGCTCGCTCAACCTCGATGAACTGGCGGCGCAGTTCAAGTTGTCGCGGTTTCACTTCGCCAAGACCTACCGCGCGCTGACCGGCCATGCGCCTATCCAGGCGTTCATCCAGCTGAAAATGGCCCACGCCTGCCGCCTGCTCGACGAAGGCCAGCAGGGCATCCGCCAGGTCGCCGAGCAGTTGGGCTACGAGGACGTCTACTACTTCTCGCGGCTGTTTCGCAAAGTGGTGGGTATGGCGCCCAGTCATTACCGGGCGTTGCATCAGGGCTGA
- a CDS encoding DUF6279 family lipoprotein: MTLPRWPHLKSPLLLIALSVLLAACSRVDLAYRNLDWLIPWQLNAYLNLNHAQKTWFMPRLQAHLEWHCSSELALYIDWLQGTEGLLAQAHPSATQLSEQFAELDLALKRITGEITPTAIALLRSLNPSQVADLYAALDADNREDRQEFLEPPLATQISQRATRMHKRLRPWFGRLNDAQQARIAQWAQAAGEQNRLWLDNRLHWQTEFRAAVDARRSADFPARLTRLLQQRESFHDSRYRAAYSRSRQALAELFSDLLASADRKQREHLTARLHELRHDLARQLCAAPVTVQAGASR; encoded by the coding sequence ATGACTCTGCCGCGCTGGCCCCACCTGAAAAGCCCGCTCCTGCTGATCGCCCTCAGCGTGCTGCTGGCCGCCTGTAGCCGGGTCGACCTGGCCTATCGCAACCTCGACTGGCTGATCCCCTGGCAGCTGAACGCTTACCTGAACCTGAACCATGCACAGAAAACCTGGTTCATGCCGCGCCTGCAGGCCCATCTGGAGTGGCACTGCAGCAGCGAGCTAGCGCTGTATATCGATTGGCTGCAAGGCACTGAAGGTCTGCTCGCACAGGCGCACCCCAGCGCCACCCAACTGAGCGAGCAGTTCGCCGAGTTGGATCTGGCGCTCAAGCGCATCACGGGCGAAATCACGCCGACCGCCATTGCGCTGCTGCGAAGTCTCAACCCCAGCCAAGTCGCCGACCTGTATGCCGCGCTCGATGCAGACAACCGCGAGGATCGTCAGGAATTTCTCGAGCCGCCGCTGGCGACCCAGATCAGCCAACGCGCCACGCGCATGCACAAGCGCCTGCGCCCCTGGTTTGGCCGGCTGAATGACGCGCAACAGGCGCGTATCGCTCAGTGGGCGCAGGCGGCGGGCGAGCAAAATCGGCTGTGGCTGGACAACCGCCTGCACTGGCAAACCGAATTTCGCGCCGCTGTCGATGCACGGCGCAGTGCCGACTTCCCCGCACGCCTGACACGCTTGCTGCAGCAACGCGAGTCGTTCCATGACTCCCGCTACCGCGCGGCCTACTCGCGCTCACGGCAAGCGCTGGCCGAGTTGTTCAGCGACCTGCTCGCTAGCGCCGACCGCAAACAGCGCGAACACCTGACGGCGCGCCTGCACGAGCTGCGTCACGACCTTGCCCGGCAGCTTTGTGCCGCTCCGGTTACAGTTCAGGCAGGCGCCAGTCGATAG
- a CDS encoding substrate-binding protein, whose translation MQRLTAALALWAGLTACAQAAEPITLGLNYPRTGPYKEEGLAQMRGALLAIDELNAKGGVLGRSLRLSSRDTASRPAKAVRNVDKLASEGAAMLFGGSSSAVAIASGQRAATHGLLYFGTLTYSNDTTGKDAHRYLFRECNNAWMSARVLGQYLSKHLPDKRYFYVTSDYTWGHTTESSLRQTTGSEDTGKHPGLKVPFPGARLADYMDVLNQAAASDAEVLTLVLFGEDLVRAMRIAKDLGLTERMQIVAPNLTQSIIEQAGPGLMQGVLGTEPWTWRVPKLEKSAQGEAFVNAFSQRYAMYPSSSAASAYSIVYQWADAAQRAKSLDSEALIKALEGHRYQLLKGPQEWRAFDHQNLQTVYAVKVKARAEVLKDPLKQDYFEIVDRLDADQVAPSLAEWQAERRATGQPLTLQ comes from the coding sequence ATGCAACGACTGACTGCCGCCCTGGCCCTTTGGGCTGGATTAACCGCCTGTGCGCAGGCCGCCGAGCCGATCACCCTCGGCCTCAATTACCCGCGCACCGGCCCCTATAAGGAAGAAGGATTGGCCCAGATGCGCGGCGCCTTGCTGGCCATCGACGAGCTCAACGCCAAGGGCGGCGTGCTCGGGCGCTCGTTGCGCCTGTCCAGCCGCGATACCGCCTCGCGCCCGGCGAAAGCCGTGCGCAATGTCGACAAGCTGGCCAGTGAGGGCGCGGCCATGCTGTTCGGCGGCTCCTCCAGCGCGGTGGCCATCGCTTCCGGCCAGCGCGCGGCGACCCATGGCCTGCTGTATTTCGGCACCCTCACCTATTCCAACGACACCACCGGCAAAGATGCCCACCGTTACCTGTTCCGCGAGTGCAACAACGCCTGGATGAGCGCGCGGGTGCTCGGCCAGTACCTGAGCAAGCACCTGCCGGACAAGCGCTATTTCTACGTGACCTCCGACTACACCTGGGGCCATACCACGGAAAGCTCGCTACGCCAGACCACCGGCAGCGAAGATACCGGCAAACACCCAGGGCTCAAGGTGCCCTTCCCCGGCGCGCGCCTGGCCGATTACATGGATGTGCTGAACCAGGCTGCGGCGAGCGATGCCGAGGTACTGACACTGGTGCTGTTCGGCGAGGATCTGGTGCGGGCCATGCGCATCGCCAAGGATCTCGGCCTGACCGAACGCATGCAGATAGTCGCGCCCAACCTGACCCAGAGCATCATCGAGCAAGCCGGCCCCGGCCTGATGCAAGGCGTGCTCGGCACCGAGCCGTGGACCTGGCGCGTGCCTAAACTGGAGAAGTCCGCCCAGGGCGAAGCCTTCGTCAACGCCTTCAGCCAGCGTTATGCGATGTACCCGTCCAGCTCCGCTGCCTCGGCCTACAGCATCGTCTATCAGTGGGCCGACGCCGCGCAGCGGGCCAAGAGCCTGGACAGCGAGGCCTTGATCAAGGCCCTGGAAGGTCACCGTTACCAGCTACTCAAGGGCCCGCAAGAGTGGCGCGCCTTCGATCACCAGAACTTGCAGACGGTGTATGCCGTCAAAGTCAAAGCCCGCGCCGAAGTGCTCAAGGATCCGCTGAAACAGGATTACTTTGAAATCGTCGACCGTCTCGACGCCGACCAGGTGGCGCCCAGCCTGGCCGAATGGCAGGCTGAAAGACGCGCCACCGGGCAACCCCTGACCCTGCAATGA
- the ung gene encoding uracil-DNA glycosylase, with translation MTSADNIKLEAGWKEALREEFAKPYMQELADFLRQEKTAGKEVYPPGALIFNALNSTPLERVKVVIIGQDPYHGPEQAHGLCFSVQPGVATPPSLLNIYKELKRDLNIDIAGHGCLQHWAEQGVLLLNTSLTVERGIAGSHADKGWGVFTDRVIEVVSEQSPHLVFLLWGKHAQSKTRLIDPSKHLVLCSPHPSPLSAHRGFIGNGHFSRCNKFLVQHGMPPIDWRLPEL, from the coding sequence ATGACCTCCGCCGATAACATCAAGCTCGAAGCGGGCTGGAAAGAGGCCCTGCGCGAGGAGTTCGCCAAGCCCTATATGCAGGAGCTGGCCGACTTCCTGCGCCAGGAGAAAACCGCCGGCAAGGAGGTCTATCCGCCCGGTGCGCTGATCTTCAATGCGCTCAACTCCACTCCGCTGGAGCGGGTCAAGGTGGTGATCATCGGCCAGGATCCCTATCACGGCCCGGAGCAGGCCCATGGCCTGTGCTTCTCGGTGCAGCCGGGGGTAGCCACGCCGCCGTCGCTGTTGAATATCTACAAGGAATTGAAGCGCGACCTGAATATCGACATCGCCGGCCATGGCTGCTTGCAGCATTGGGCTGAGCAGGGCGTGCTGTTGCTCAACACCTCGCTGACGGTCGAGCGCGGCATTGCCGGTTCCCATGCGGACAAGGGTTGGGGGGTATTTACCGACCGGGTGATCGAGGTGGTCAGTGAGCAATCTCCACATCTGGTGTTTCTGTTGTGGGGCAAGCATGCGCAGAGCAAGACGCGCCTGATCGACCCGAGCAAACACCTGGTGCTGTGTTCGCCGCATCCCTCGCCGCTGTCGGCCCACCGCGGGTTTATTGGCAACGGTCACTTCAGTCGCTGCAACAAGTTCCTCGTGCAGCACGGCATGCCGCCTATCGACTGGCGCCTGCCTGAACTGTAA
- a CDS encoding CoA-acylating methylmalonate-semialdehyde dehydrogenase — protein MSKALPQLIEGEWRESRTREFIEVTDPATQQVLALAPKATAEEIEAAIASAKAAFLNWREVPVSERARLMLRYQHLLKEHHDELAEILAKETGKTLADAKGDIWRGIEVVEQAANIASLMMGETMENVASDIDTASWIQPLGVCVGITPFNFPAMIPLWMFPLAIAAGNTFILKPSEQDPMTPNRLAELFIEAGAPKGVLQVLHGGREVVDSLLTHPDIRAISFVGSVSVGQHIYRTGTAHLKRVQAFAGAKNHMVIMPDANKQQVLSNLVGASCGAAGQRCMAISVAVFVGESQQWIDELQAQMADLQPGYWTDGHAAFGPLISQQAKQRVLRLIAEGKAEGAECLLDGSHCAVEGYPNGNWLGPTLFRGVTTKMGLYREEIFGPVLVCMAVDSLEQAIELVNASPYGNGTSIFTRSGGAARHYQHAVEVGQVGINVPVPVPLPFFSFTGWKGSFYGDLHAYGKQAVRFYSETKTVTSRWFDEDAVAGANMTIQLK, from the coding sequence ATGAGCAAGGCACTCCCGCAGTTGATCGAAGGCGAATGGCGCGAAAGCCGTACCCGCGAATTCATCGAAGTCACTGACCCGGCGACCCAGCAAGTGCTGGCCCTGGCGCCCAAGGCCACCGCCGAGGAAATCGAAGCAGCGATCGCCAGTGCCAAGGCGGCCTTTCTGAATTGGCGCGAAGTGCCGGTGTCCGAGCGCGCACGGCTGATGCTGCGTTATCAGCACCTGCTCAAGGAACACCACGACGAACTGGCGGAAATCCTCGCCAAGGAAACCGGCAAGACCCTGGCCGATGCCAAGGGCGATATCTGGCGCGGCATCGAGGTGGTCGAACAGGCGGCCAATATCGCCAGCCTGATGATGGGCGAGACCATGGAGAACGTGGCCAGTGACATCGATACCGCCAGCTGGATTCAGCCGCTCGGCGTCTGCGTCGGCATCACCCCGTTCAACTTCCCGGCCATGATTCCGCTGTGGATGTTTCCCCTGGCCATCGCCGCCGGCAACACCTTTATCCTCAAGCCGTCCGAACAGGACCCCATGACCCCCAACCGCCTGGCCGAGCTGTTTATCGAGGCCGGTGCGCCCAAGGGCGTGTTGCAGGTGCTACATGGTGGGCGCGAGGTGGTCGACAGCCTGCTCACTCACCCGGATATCCGTGCCATTTCCTTCGTCGGCTCGGTGTCGGTCGGCCAGCACATCTACCGCACCGGCACCGCCCACCTCAAGCGCGTGCAGGCCTTCGCCGGGGCCAAGAACCATATGGTGATCATGCCCGACGCCAATAAGCAGCAGGTGCTGAGCAACCTGGTCGGCGCCAGTTGCGGCGCGGCCGGGCAGCGCTGCATGGCGATCAGCGTGGCGGTGTTCGTCGGTGAGTCGCAGCAGTGGATCGATGAGCTGCAGGCGCAGATGGCCGACCTGCAACCCGGCTACTGGACCGACGGCCATGCGGCTTTTGGTCCGCTGATCAGCCAGCAGGCCAAGCAACGGGTGCTGCGCCTGATCGCCGAGGGCAAGGCGGAAGGCGCCGAGTGCCTGCTCGACGGTTCGCACTGTGCGGTCGAGGGCTACCCCAACGGCAACTGGCTGGGCCCGACCCTGTTCCGTGGGGTGACAACCAAGATGGGCCTGTACCGCGAGGAAATCTTCGGCCCGGTGCTGGTGTGCATGGCAGTCGACTCCCTGGAGCAGGCAATCGAACTGGTCAACGCCAGCCCCTATGGCAATGGCACCTCGATCTTCACCCGTTCCGGTGGCGCGGCGCGGCATTACCAGCACGCGGTGGAAGTCGGCCAGGTCGGGATCAACGTTCCGGTGCCGGTGCCGCTGCCGTTCTTCTCCTTCACCGGCTGGAAAGGCTCGTTCTACGGCGACCTGCACGCCTACGGCAAACAGGCCGTACGTTTCTACAGCGAGACCAAGACGGTCACCAGCCGCTGGTTCGATGAAGACGCCGTGGCGGGAGCGAACATGACTATTCAGTTGAAATGA
- a CDS encoding tripartite tricarboxylate transporter TctB family protein: MYVRLFAAIWLLFCAVLAVIAWGFQAPFAYDPVGPRAYPLLLLALMAAGSLWLLVKPGVLEQKLDSSSALRSLLCMLTLLAYALLFEPLGFIISTTLCTFALGLLFTGRLLPCAISGVLMGALLYGLFDYLLDVPLPLGLFEAFVEN, from the coding sequence ATGTACGTCCGCCTGTTCGCTGCGATCTGGCTGCTTTTCTGCGCCGTGCTCGCCGTCATTGCCTGGGGTTTCCAGGCGCCCTTCGCCTACGACCCGGTCGGCCCCCGCGCCTACCCCCTACTGCTGCTGGCCTTGATGGCTGCCGGTTCGCTGTGGCTGCTGGTCAAGCCCGGTGTACTCGAGCAGAAGCTGGACAGCTCCAGCGCCTTGCGCTCGCTGCTGTGCATGCTGACGCTATTGGCCTACGCCCTGCTGTTCGAACCCCTGGGGTTCATCATTAGCACCACCCTGTGCACCTTCGCCCTCGGCCTGCTGTTCACCGGCCGCCTGCTGCCCTGCGCCATCAGTGGCGTGCTGATGGGCGCGCTGCTCTACGGTTTATTCGATTACCTGCTGGACGTGCCGCTGCCGCTGGGCCTGTTCGAAGCCTTTGTGGAGAACTGA
- a CDS encoding Bug family tripartite tricarboxylate transporter substrate binding protein yields MKTAFTRLALATACLAFAGQLLAAEPKRPECIAPAKPGGGFDLTCKLAQSGLKDSGLLKAPMRVTYMPGGVGAVAYNAVIAQRADDPGTIVAFSSGSLLNLAQGKFGRYDETGVRWLAAVGTDYGAITVRADSPYQTLNDLVEALKKDPSSIVFGAGATIGGQDWMQTALIARLAGIDPKNLRYVAFEGGGETLTAMLGGHVQVTSSGLGEVTPQLEAKKVRILAVLADERLPGKLADIPTAKEQGYDISWPVIRGFYVGPEVSDEQYDWWKQQFDTLLASEDFAKLREQRDLLPLSVTGDELQALVFKQVEDYKVLADAFGLMRE; encoded by the coding sequence ATGAAAACTGCCTTTACCCGCCTCGCCCTGGCCACCGCCTGCCTGGCTTTCGCCGGCCAACTGTTGGCCGCAGAACCCAAGCGCCCCGAGTGCATCGCCCCGGCCAAGCCCGGCGGCGGCTTCGACCTGACCTGCAAGCTGGCGCAGAGCGGCCTGAAAGACAGCGGCCTGCTGAAAGCACCGATGCGTGTCACCTACATGCCCGGCGGAGTCGGCGCGGTGGCTTACAACGCGGTGATCGCCCAGCGCGCCGATGACCCAGGCACGATTGTCGCCTTCTCCAGCGGCTCCCTGCTCAACCTGGCCCAGGGCAAGTTCGGCCGTTACGACGAAACCGGCGTGCGCTGGCTGGCGGCGGTGGGCACCGACTACGGCGCCATCACCGTGCGCGCCGACTCGCCCTACCAGACGCTCAACGACCTGGTCGAAGCGCTGAAGAAAGACCCATCGAGCATCGTCTTCGGCGCGGGCGCCACCATCGGTGGCCAGGACTGGATGCAGACCGCATTGATCGCCCGCCTGGCCGGCATCGATCCGAAGAACCTGCGCTACGTCGCCTTCGAAGGCGGCGGCGAAACCCTTACCGCCATGCTCGGCGGCCACGTGCAGGTGACCAGCAGCGGTCTGGGCGAAGTCACCCCGCAACTGGAAGCGAAGAAGGTACGTATCCTCGCGGTACTCGCCGACGAGCGCCTGCCAGGCAAGCTGGCCGATATCCCCACGGCCAAGGAACAGGGCTACGACATCAGCTGGCCGGTGATCCGCGGCTTCTATGTCGGCCCAGAGGTCAGCGACGAGCAGTACGACTGGTGGAAACAGCAGTTCGACACCCTGCTTGCCAGCGAGGACTTCGCCAAGCTGCGTGAGCAACGCGACCTGCTGCCGCTGTCGGTGACTGGCGACGAACTGCAAGCCCTGGTCTTCAAGCAGGTTGAAGACTACAAGGTGCTGGCCGATGCCTTCGGTCTGATGCGCGAGTAA